From the Psychrobacter sp. P11F6 genome, the window CTTAAGCATAATTATTAAGACAACTTAAAACAAAAAAGCTGGTTCCATTATGGAGCCAGCTTTTTTGTTTTCCCTTTATTCTTATAGCCACTTTTGTCTTCAACCGTAATGCCTTGGAACTTAAGCGCTTTACTGGTGGTTTCCAACAGTTGTAACTCTTCTTCAATAAGCGTCAGCATTTCTTGCACATGCGGCAGTGCTTTACTACAAGCCGTAATCCCAAATTCAATCTTATCTAGATAACTAGCAAGGGTGATATTCATTGCTTGACCATTGAAGACAATAGATGCAGGGTACAACGATTGTAAACGTGCACCATTCCAATATAGTGGTTTTTCAGAACCAGGCACATTAGAGATAATCAGGTTAAACGCCTGCTTTTTGGGAAATAGACTGGTCGCTAAGTTGATACCTTCCCAAGCATAGGCAATCACGCTGTAGTTAATCACTTGGGCTTGATTCATGCGTCGAAAGCGGCGTTTGCCGTTATTCATACTGCGATGAATCAGTTTGATTCGGCTCAAAGGATCATCTAAATGCGTGCCCAAATTGGCCAGTACAAAGGATAATTGATTGCCTGCCACACTGTCATCCGTACGCAGCGACATCGGTACAAAAGCAATGAGCGGCTTGCTAGGCAGCGCATCCATGGATATCAGGTAACGACGAATGGCACCCGCACATACCGCCAGCACCACATCGTTTTTACTGATATTTAGTCGCTCAGCAATATCGTTAAAACGCTGAATATCATAAGACTGCGCGGCTATACGCCGTGATGCTGAGATACGTTTATTAAGCACACTCATCGGCGCATCAAAAGTACCGACATAACTGTCATCACCATAATTTTTCAAATTATCCAGCAGTTCGGTAAATACAGGTTTAATGGTAGATATTTGCTCTTTAATGATGCGTAATGCGGAGCGCTCTTTGGGTAAAATCGCATCGACTTGATTGCGATGGCGTGCCATTAATGACCAAATCGGTAGCGTTACTGGCTCAGTGGGCGATTGCGATAATGATTTTTTGACAAGGCGCATGGCAGCAATGCCATCAACCAATGAATGGTGAATTTTGAAATATAGGGCAAAACGCTCAGGGTCGCCTTCATTTTCTGGTTGAATACCTTCAATCACGTGACATTCCCACAATGGCATGGCACGATCCAACAGCCGACCATGCTCTCTTGAAACATACATCAACAATTCGCGAACCCGTGCAGGCTTTGGTAAGGCAACATGATGCAGGTGATGCTCAACATCAAAATGCTTGTCCTTTTTCCAAAAAGCCAAATGCTCAAGCACTTGGTTAAAAGGAAAGGTAGGCGACACATCAGAATCTTGCATTTGTTTGACCAATTGGCAAACAAAACCGCTACCCGCATTCCCTGGCAATTCGAATAGGAATAAACCTCCAACATGCATGGGCTGTTTACGCGACTCAAGAAGTAAAAACAACTGGTCGACTGCTGTGAGAAGCCGCATAATAAATCCTTTTATGACGATAAGTTGAGTAAAAGTTACTTCTTTTATTATTATTTTATAGCTGACTTTTTATTAAATACTATCAATTTAATAATGGTCATTAAATTTAAAAACTATTGAAAAAAGTATCCTGTTTGTGGTGAACTGGCAGTCGCCATTTTACGCATTGGCATACGACCCGCCAAAAACGCCGCGCGCCCTGCCCAGATGGCATGCTTCATGGCATGAGCCATCATGACTGGGTTTTGCGCATTGGCAATCGCCGAATTCATCAGGACGCCATCACAGCCAAGCTCCATAGCCAGCGCTGCATCAGAGGCCGTGCCAACGCCTGCATCAACCAATACCGGTACTTTGGCATTCTCGATAATAAGACTGAGGGTGTGACGATTCAGCAAACCAAGACCTGAACCAATCAAGCTACCAAGTGGCATAATTGCCACACAGCCCATACTTTCTAATTCTTGAGCGACGATAGGGTCATCTGAGGTATAAACCATCACCTCAAAGCCGTCATCAATCAATACTTTAGCAGCTTTTAGCGTTTCCATCACATTCGGATAGAGGGTTTTTTCATCGCCCAATACTTCAAGCTTAACCAGATTATGCCCGCCTAACAGCTCGCGAGCAAGCTTACAGGTACGAATGGCAGTCTCGGCATCGAAACAACCAGCAGTGTTGGGTAAAATGGTGTATTTATCGGGGGAAATCACATCAAGTAGATTGGGCTCATTGCTGTTTTGTCCAATATTGGTACGACGAATAGCAACGGTGACAATCTCTGCTGCCGATGCGCCAATGGCGGCGCCCGTTTCAGTCATATCCTTATACTTGCCCGTACCGACCAACAGGCGAGAAGAAAAAGTACGACTCCCGACCGTAAAAGTGTCTTGTGAAAGGGGCGTCGGATGAGTAGCAGTGCTTGTGTTCTCTGACATAACTGAAAATCCTAATGGCGAGTAAAACAAAATGCTATTATAACAAAATCATGCAATCTTACTTGCAGTCTTTTTTGGTTTAGCCAGTTAAGCATAATACGTTTGCCACGCTTTGACACGAGTTTCTTTCTGAGTTTATCTTTATCTATCAGGTCGCTTTTATGATGCAACTGCCGTACAGTTTTGCGAAACGCCATCAAATTTTGGCCGTACTTGCCATTGATCCTGAGCTGCCAGCGACTTTGGTGCTGACCAAAGCCACGCCATTATCAGCGATTAATGAGGCAGTGCGATTTTTACAGCAGCAAGGGGTACGCGGTGTGCCCACTTATGAAAGCATCAGCGCCGATGACTTTGAAAAGCGCATGAACGCCGCTTATGCAGGCAATACTGGTGAGTCGCAACATATTGCCGCTGGACTCGAAGATCATCCTGATCTCGATAGTTTGGCAGACAGTGTCCCTGAAACTGAAGATTTGATGGATCAACAAGATGATGCGCCTATTATTCGTCTGATTAATGCGCTGTTGTCCGAAGCCATACGTCTAAACGCCTCAGATATCCATATTGAAACCTTTGAAAAACGCTTGGTAGTTCGCTTTCGCGTTGACGGTGAATTAAAAGAAATCATTACGCCAAAACGCCAATTAGCGCCATTATTGGTATCGCGTATTAAGGTCATGGCCAAGCTCGATATCGCCGAAAAGCGTGTGCCACAAGATGGACGTATCAGCTTGCGCTTGGCAGGGCGTGAGGTTGATGTGAGGGTATCGACATTGCCATCGAGCTTTGGTGAGCGCGTGGTCATGCGTCTATTAGATAAGCAAGCAGGTCGCCTGAATATGACGTATTTAGGGCTGTCTGATAACGATTATAGCGAGCTAAAACGCTTGATTCATCGCCCACACGGCATTATTTTGGTGACAGGGCCAACGGGCTCGGGTAAAACCACCACACTATATTCAGCACTGACCGACCTCAATGACCAAACCCGTAATATCTTGACCGCTGAAGATCCGATTGAGTTTCAGCTCGATGGTATTGGGCAAACGCAGGTTAATAATAAAGTCGATATGACTTTTGCCAAAAGTTTACGTGCGATGTTACGTCAAGATCCAGACGTGGTAATGGTTGGTGAGATTCGCGATTTAGAAACGGCAGAGATTGCCGTACAAGCGTCGCTTACTGGACATTTGGTGTTATCAACTTTACACACCAACACCGCCATTGGTGCCGTCACGCGTCTGCAAGATATGGGCGTTGAGCCATTTTTATTATCGTCATCGCTGATTGGTGTCGTCGCCCAGCGCTTGGTGCGTACGTTATGCCCGCATTGCCATGGCTGGCAAGTGGCTGATAGCGAACAGGCTAAATTATTTACTGAGATTGGTATTGTGCCAGTCTCAGAGAATGGTGCTGAAACTTTAACAACTACACCTATCAATCTACCCAGACCAGTTGGCTGCGATAAATGCAATCAATCAGGGTTTAAGGGACGGACGGCGATATATGAAGTGGTGCCCGTTGATGATACCTTGCGCCGTATGATTCATAGTAATACCGCCGAGTACGAGCTAGAGGAGTACGCACGTCAGCAGACACCGTCGATTCGTGCGGATGGGTTGCATAAAGTCATTGCAGGTCGTACGACGTTAGAGGAAGTGCTACGAGTGACGAAAGAGAGTGCCTTAGCTGATGACACGATACTTGTATAAAATGCCTAGAGTGCATTGGTGATTGTTTAATCTACCTCAGATAAAGGGTCTGCACAGCAGATAAAAGATAACTGGCTATGGTAGCCAGTTATTTGATGGTCATTCTTTAGTGCTTTGAATACTTTAGTGCTTTGAATACTTCAGCGCTTTTAATAATTTAACTTGTGAAATCGCTATTATTTTGCAGCGATACATTCAACTTCAACGCTGGCACCTGCCGCCAATTCAGCGACGCCAAAGGCTGAACGTACCGGATAAGGTTTGGCCAATTCCGCTTTATAGACTTTATTAAAATCGTCAAAGTCATCCATGTCTGTCAGCATCGCCATACATTTGACGATGTCTGATTTTTGATAGCCGTACTTTAACAGGGTTTCATTAATATTATCCAATGCTTGCTTGGCTTCGGCTTTGACACCACCTTTGACCAATTTGCCATCTTTAAAACCAATTTGTCCAGACATGTATAGCGTATCGCCCACCCGTACTGCTTCTGAAAAAGGATAATTACCGCCATCACCAAGAAACACAGGGCTAGATTTAGTCACACTTGCGGTATTTGCCATTGGCGCCGCATTCGCTGTCATAGCAAGGCCTAGTGAGCACGCGCCCACGAGCAACGCTTTAGTTAAATGGGCGGTCAATTTATGGGTAATCTTGGACATCGCTGTCTCCTTATTATAAGTTTTTTTCACAATTTTTCTAAATTCACTATACAAGTTTAACAAACATAATGTCTCATCACACTAGATGACACATTATGTCTTACTTATGCTTAACCAGTTATTGGTCATTTTGCTCAGCTTCGACTTCTGTTTTAGATTCAGTATCAGCTTCTAGCGGCTTGTCGCTGGTCTTGCCTTGACGGCGTGCTTCTAATTCAGACTTGGGTATCCAAGCCCATGTCATCTCAACCACGATAGGGTCACGATCACTGTCAGACTCACGGTCATGAATGACGCACGGAATTACCATTTCGCCTTTTGGTGTATTTAGGATATCTAAGCGCTGCTCATCCGATAAAGATGCCACTGCTGCAATTTGGCCTTTTTTAATCGGGCGATAAAAATTAACCGAGTACGATTTAATCAATAGTACGCGGTCAGAGGGTAGGTTTAAACCCAAAATAAAACCAGTCGCTGTTTCGGCAAGTAAGGTAATGGCGACCGCATGAATAGAGCCAATATGATTTTGCACCGCTTTGGTGTTGTTTAAGCTCACGACCACTTGGTTGGGTTCGACCGTTTCATAATAGACGCCCGTTGTGCCCACATATGGCACCACTTTACCAAAGGCTTTGGATAAGATGCTCGAACGTGCGCTGGCAGGTAAATACTTGGTGATAGATAGCAGTTTGGTAAATTGATTGCTGATGGGCTTGAGCGAGCTGTTGGGTTTTTCGACGGGCGATCTTGTGCTGTCAGAGGTTTTGGCTGGCAATTTATTGGTTAGCTTGCTAGGGAGTTTTTTTAATAATCCTGACATACAAAATTCCTTAATGTAGATAGATTAAATGACGCTTTGAGTGTTATATATTTCATCATAGCAGCTGATAGGATTATCAATTGTGCAAGCTGCCATGCTCACTATGGTACATTAACCGCCGTCTGCCTACTATTATTAGCATGAACTGCTGCGCTTATAAAATAGGGCTAACGTCATGATACCCTAGATGCTAGGAATGCTATCGCTCAATGCAATATCGTATCACTCAGATGCTTTCATAAACAGTGCTGCTGGATGCCATAAAGACAGCCACGCTATAATGATGACATTTTAGTGTATCTTATTGATCATTTTTCTTATTTCCTTTTTCTATGCTGGATGAAGCTATGCCTGACACGTCAATTCATGTGCCGACCAATATCATTTATACAGGCGTTGCTGGTACGGGGAAAACCTATCGACTGTTACAAATTGCTAAGCGATATACCGACTATCTGCCGAGAGCCGATGAGGCAGAGTTGTTGGGGCAGCTATTGCAAGAGCTTAGCTGGCGTGAAATCATATGCTTGGTACTTTTGGATTTTCAATCTAAACACCAAGACTTGGTAAAAGTGCCTGAAATCGTCAATCATGCGTTCTTTGTCGCGAAAGCCGCACAGAATGCACGTGAGAAAGGCTTAAGAAATACTGCGTGGGGAACACTACAAGCGCATAGCCCTATAGACTCGAAGACCGTTAATGTTAAAAACCGTGCCAGCCAAGCCTATTTTGATAAAGATGAGGGCGGTGCGTGGTACTTGCTGCCAGAAAGCTTTGAGTTATTAACAGAGCTATCGCAGCAACTTGCTGAATTTCAGCAAGCGCAGCGTGATAATAGTGTCAACCAAAGCCAAGCTAACTCAAATCAAGGTTTTAGCCAGCAGCGCTTTACCATGGTCAGCTTCCATCAAGCGTATGGCTATGAAGAGTTTGTCGAAGGCATTCGCCCTGTCATGGCAGCGTCTAATCATACAATGAATAGCTCATCTCAAATGAATTACGCCATTCAAGATGGTGCATTCTTAAAATTGTGTCAACGGGCAGCAAATGATCCAGAGCAGTGTTATGCCATCTTAATTGATGAGATCAATCGCGCCAACGTGTCACGAGTATTTGGCGAGCTACTCAGTCTAATTGAGCCAGACAAACGGGCTGGCATGACAAATGCGATGACTGTTCATTTGGCCTATTCTGGACGGGCTTTTAGCATCCCTGCCAACATCGATATTTATGCCACGATGAACACCCAAGATCACTCGTTAGCACCACTTGATATGGCATTACGTCGGCGCTTTCGTTTTATCGAATGTCCATCGCAACCAGAATTATTACCCATCATTCATGTGCCCCAAAAATCAGAAACTGACAGTCCAGCAGCGACGGTAGATTTGGCAAAGCTATTAGCCGGTTTGAATAATCGCATTACGCAAACATTGGGAATGGAAGCGCAATTGGGTCATGCTTTTTTATGGTCAGTAACGGATCTTGGACAATTGCAAGCGGTGTTGATTGAACAAATCATTCCGCAGTTAATGCAAGCGACGGGTGGGCAAGAGGGTACTTTGCAATATATCTTTAGAGACGAGCAGCAGCCACTGCGAGCGCAGTTTATTCATGATAGTCATGCATTCATTAATGACAGTGTGAATGACCAAGTGAATGCTAGTAGTCAAAATCCGCTGTTTACTGGTCAAAATGCATTTTTCGGTCAGTCTATGAGCACATCTGGCTATAAGATAAATACCGACCTCATCGCGAGGGTAGGCGAGTTTGCCAAACCCGCTGTCTATCAACGTTTATATCCATAAGGTACTCAGCGTTGATAAATAATAGCTTTAGTCATAAAGTCATAGCCAATAATATTGATAGTGCTAACGTTAATGCGTTTGATGTAAATACCATCACTGTGTTTGAACACCAGCGTTTAACAGTGCATGACTTCTTACGGGTATCTGATTTCCATTGGTTGATGGCGCAAGAGTTTGCGGTCTTTAGCATTAAGCGCAGACAAGGACAGTGGCAGTTAAAAGTCGGACATTATATAGGGATTATTTTACTGCCTAGCGGCATGACGCTTGAGATTTTACCCAAACTCGTGGCAAAAACTTCTAGGGCTCAAGTCGCGCAGCAATCATACCTTTCACAGAATGCCAGTCGTCGCCATGCCAGTCATCGCCCCGATATCAGGCAAACTCGCCAATGGGTGCAGGACATGCTATCGGATTTGACCAATAGCAGTCATGCCAAAAACAAGCTACCCAATACAAAAAATCTAGGTCAATTTAGCAGTCAATTGTCGCCGCTATCGATAGCTGTACTGCCATTGTCAGATTGGCTTATCATGCAGTTTTTGCAGCGGCTGGCACATTATCGACCAAGCAAACACTATCAGACGCAGGTCGATAATCAAGCATCGCTACAAGGTCGACTGCTCATCAAAGAACAATTGCGCCACAACAGCATGCAGCCGCATAAGTTTGTCTGTGAGAGCAGTATACTGAGCCAAGACATGCTAGGTAATCGGCTGATTAAGAGCACGTTGGTTTTGATGACACCTTTATTTTTTCAATCAACGCTATCGAAAGCAGATGCGCCTAAATTTTTGCAGGCTTGGCAGCGAGTAGCGGCGTTGAGTTATCAAGAGCTGACACAGTTAGAGTCGATATACAAGCAAGCAAAGCGTCAGTTAGCCGCTCAACCGCTTCGAGCACCGCAACTACAAGCTGCTCAGCAGTTGTTAGATATGGCTTATTGGTTACTAAGGCAGTCCAATGTGGCAACAGGTAATGGTATTGCGCCAAAACAACCCTTCAAGCAAAATCTGTCCTCTCCGCGTTTATGCTTGCTGATTGATATGAATCAAGCCTTTGAGCAATGGGCAAGCCTGCGCATAGCCTCGATGTTTCAGCAAGTGAGTCAACAATATCAGCCGTTATATCAAACGCAAAGTATCTGGCTAACGGATGCAGAAGGGCGCGCATGTCTGTCTATACGACCTGATTTGCTCATATATAAAACTGATGCTAATGATAATTGTCAAAATCAGAGTAGCACTGAGGTTATTAAAGCTAGAGAAAAAGGTCACTATAGTCATGTCATTGATATTAAATGGAAGCATTTATCGCAGACAGCCAGCATTAGTGCCAGTGATGCTTATCAACTGATGAGTTACGCTCAGGCCTATCAAGCAGGGCAGGTGTGGCTGGTTTATCCAGTACAAGATAATGAGCGGTTACCAGTTGTGCTCAGCCAACAAGTGCATGATTATAAAAAAACTGATGGTGCTAACAACCATGATAAGAGCCATAATATTGCTGGTGAAAAAGTGAGTCCTGCGCCATTGTGGCTCGTACCCTTCAATGTTCTGACTGGTAAGATAAACGGCGGCTTGCTTCCTGATAGGAATAGAGTATAATGAGCGCTGTCGATGAGTAAGTGGCACTGAGCATCGTGGAGAAAAGGATTTGTCATAGTGGTTTTTATGATAAATGGGCATTTTTTAAGTAATTTAGCAGTTTTTTTAAATTAATTAAAAATAGGTGTTGACACCATCGGCTTTTCCCCTTAATATGTGCACCTCGATAGCAAGGAACGTTAACAAGTTAGTGGCATTGCCAACAACGAGTTAATCAACAAGCTATCGTGATAATAGAAATTTCGGAGTGTGGCGCAGTTTGGTAGCGCATCTGGTTTGGGACCAGAGGGTCGTAGGTTCGAATCCTATCACTCCGACCATCTATTTTTAAGAGCCTTACAGGCTTTTTTTTATGTATAATGGTTTAGTTTCTGATATATTTAAAACTTGCTTTAGTATATAAAAGTCCTCTAAGAGCGCCTGTAGCTCAGCTGGATAGAGCATCTCCCTTCTAAGGAGGTGGCCGCAGGTTCGAATCCTGCCAGGCGCACCATTTAGCCTGAAAATCTTGCCTCATCAGGCAATAGTTATGGCGGTTGTAGCTCAGTTGGTAGAGCCCCGGGTTGTGATCTCGGTTGTCGTGGGTTCGAGTCCCATCAGTCGCCCCATATTTTATTCTGCATTATCCTCTTCTTGCTTTACCTCATCATAAAAACCTTATTCTAAATAATAATACTTGCCATTTTTGGCTTTTTTTTGTGCCTGTATGATTGGTTTTAACCTATCTTACCCCCTGCGATTAAAATTTGTAGACTCATCAGCCCTTTGATTGTCTATTGATTTACTGGCCTTTTGTCTCATTTATTTTTATTATAGGTTCTCTTTTTAGACGCTCGCTATCTCTGTACGTGCCTTAAACCTGCTTTGTTATTCTTTAATCGCCTTTATATAGGATAACAAAATATAGAATAACAAAGGCAACGCTTTTAGTGATGCATCATGATAAGGTCTTAAAGCCCGTTGATATATTAGGCCATCCATTAAGAAGTGATTCATTGAAGATGATACGAGTGTTAAGAAAACCAAAGATCAGTTAAAAAATATATTGAATAGATTAAGTAAGCCTAAGACCGTAGTAGGGATGTGAGTGTTTGTCTGAGATGCGCTGCTATGGATCTTATATTATTGAGGAAGTGATTGATGGACGCATTGAGCGTATTGCTACAAAACGTGCATTTGTTTGAAACCAAGTATTATCGTTTGAATGGGACTGGTAATTGGTCTTATTCCATTACTAGACAAGATACGATTTTGTTTTATTTAGTGATGTCTGGAAGCTTTTGTATCGATGTCGGCAATGGTTTGCGACAGGCGCACGCAGGCGATATGATTATGATTCCCAGTGCCCATAAGCATGTGAGCTATGCTTTAGATCATAATGGTGACGATGCGCTACCGCTAGATGAGTTGCTGACGCATTGTAAAGAAAACACCCTTGATATCGATGGCAACGGTGATCCTAACTCGTCTCTGATATTGATTGAATGCAAGTATGATAAAGAAATGATACGTCCTTTGTTGTCTGTGCTGCCTGCGATTTTGCCTGAAATCAATGATGAGTCTGACGGTAGGTTTGAGGTCATTGATGTTGAGATTAAGCTGCTGACCTTAGAAGCCGAGCGTGAGCGCATGGGCAAGACCGCAATCATCAATCATTGGGCAAGTATTATGATGATTGAATGTTTGCGGGTTTATATTGAAAGTTTGCCTGAGGCCACAGAAAACTGGCTAAAAGCCATGAAAGACCCGTTTTTGACCAAGGCGTTAGCAGCAATGCATCAAGCGCCCAATCAAAACTGGACCATTCATAAGCTGGCTGAAGTCGCAGGAATGTCACGCTCAAGCTTTGCGCAGCGCTTTAAAGATACAGTTGGTATGCCGCCGTTGACCTATCTCATTGATTATCGCTTGCGCTTGGCGGCCCGTTATCTACGCTTGCAGCAAAACAGTATTGGCCGTATCAGTGAGTTGGTTGGCTATGCGTCAGACTCGACCTTTAGTCAAGCATTTAAGCGCGTTTATGGGGTATCACCAAAAGCCTATCGCCAACAATATCAACAAGAAAACATCGCATAACGTATCGTTAATACACCATAAAAGCGTTAAGGTTGCCATTAGGCCCTTAACGCTTTTTTGTTTTCTCATAGTGAAGTATGAGACTTTTATGAAGATATTTCGTCTATGGTTAAAAGGTGTCGACACGGAGTATTTTGACGATGGACAGCTGACAATGTGCTTGTGTTCAGGTACTATGGAATAATGAGTCATTTAGGCGCAAACGCTTGTTTTTAGCGTAAGATATGTCACTGTATGGTGGTCAGATCGTTTGTTCTAAATGATATTTATTTTTGCTGCTGATGGTATGTTATGACTGAACCGACCGCAAAGCCACGCGCAGGAGCCAATAGCCAACAAGGCTCAGCTATGTCCGCTAAAAAACAAAGCGATATGAATCTAAGCAACGTCAAGCATGGTCGAAAAGACAAGACGGGTGCGACACCTGACAAAGCGATGTTATTGGCACTGTTTACGCTGCCAGATATTGAAGAGGTAGGTGTTAAAGAGACAGTTGTCAAAGGCGCAGCTGATGAGTTATCTAGTACCCATAGCGCGGTGCAACAATCTGCTGCTAGCGAGATGAATATTGCCGAGCAGCGTGTGGCACTGTATCGTACCCAGCATGAGCGTACGCGATTATTATATATGGCATCCGCTGCCACGCGACCTACTTATTTGGTACAAACGCTCAAATCACAATTCGCAGAACATCAGCAATACTTGCTGGCACAGCAGCTTGATAAACGCGG encodes:
- a CDS encoding WS/DGAT/MGAT family O-acyltransferase; the protein is MRLLTAVDQLFLLLESRKQPMHVGGLFLFELPGNAGSGFVCQLVKQMQDSDVSPTFPFNQVLEHLAFWKKDKHFDVEHHLHHVALPKPARVRELLMYVSREHGRLLDRAMPLWECHVIEGIQPENEGDPERFALYFKIHHSLVDGIAAMRLVKKSLSQSPTEPVTLPIWSLMARHRNQVDAILPKERSALRIIKEQISTIKPVFTELLDNLKNYGDDSYVGTFDAPMSVLNKRISASRRIAAQSYDIQRFNDIAERLNISKNDVVLAVCAGAIRRYLISMDALPSKPLIAFVPMSLRTDDSVAGNQLSFVLANLGTHLDDPLSRIKLIHRSMNNGKRRFRRMNQAQVINYSVIAYAWEGINLATSLFPKKQAFNLIISNVPGSEKPLYWNGARLQSLYPASIVFNGQAMNITLASYLDKIEFGITACSKALPHVQEMLTLIEEELQLLETTSKALKFQGITVEDKSGYKNKGKTKKLAP
- a CDS encoding thiazole synthase, which encodes MSENTSTATHPTPLSQDTFTVGSRTFSSRLLVGTGKYKDMTETGAAIGASAAEIVTVAIRRTNIGQNSNEPNLLDVISPDKYTILPNTAGCFDAETAIRTCKLARELLGGHNLVKLEVLGDEKTLYPNVMETLKAAKVLIDDGFEVMVYTSDDPIVAQELESMGCVAIMPLGSLIGSGLGLLNRHTLSLIIENAKVPVLVDAGVGTASDAALAMELGCDGVLMNSAIANAQNPVMMAHAMKHAIWAGRAAFLAGRMPMRKMATASSPQTGYFFQ
- the gspE gene encoding type II secretion system ATPase GspE, which translates into the protein MMQLPYSFAKRHQILAVLAIDPELPATLVLTKATPLSAINEAVRFLQQQGVRGVPTYESISADDFEKRMNAAYAGNTGESQHIAAGLEDHPDLDSLADSVPETEDLMDQQDDAPIIRLINALLSEAIRLNASDIHIETFEKRLVVRFRVDGELKEIITPKRQLAPLLVSRIKVMAKLDIAEKRVPQDGRISLRLAGREVDVRVSTLPSSFGERVVMRLLDKQAGRLNMTYLGLSDNDYSELKRLIHRPHGIILVTGPTGSGKTTTLYSALTDLNDQTRNILTAEDPIEFQLDGIGQTQVNNKVDMTFAKSLRAMLRQDPDVVMVGEIRDLETAEIAVQASLTGHLVLSTLHTNTAIGAVTRLQDMGVEPFLLSSSLIGVVAQRLVRTLCPHCHGWQVADSEQAKLFTEIGIVPVSENGAETLTTTPINLPRPVGCDKCNQSGFKGRTAIYEVVPVDDTLRRMIHSNTAEYELEEYARQQTPSIRADGLHKVIAGRTTLEEVLRVTKESALADDTILV
- a CDS encoding RidA family protein produces the protein MSKITHKLTAHLTKALLVGACSLGLAMTANAAPMANTASVTKSSPVFLGDGGNYPFSEAVRVGDTLYMSGQIGFKDGKLVKGGVKAEAKQALDNINETLLKYGYQKSDIVKCMAMLTDMDDFDDFNKVYKAELAKPYPVRSAFGVAELAAGASVEVECIAAK
- a CDS encoding DUF4442 domain-containing protein, with translation MSGLLKKLPSKLTNKLPAKTSDSTRSPVEKPNSSLKPISNQFTKLLSITKYLPASARSSILSKAFGKVVPYVGTTGVYYETVEPNQVVVSLNNTKAVQNHIGSIHAVAITLLAETATGFILGLNLPSDRVLLIKSYSVNFYRPIKKGQIAAVASLSDEQRLDILNTPKGEMVIPCVIHDRESDSDRDPIVVEMTWAWIPKSELEARRQGKTSDKPLEADTESKTEVEAEQNDQ
- a CDS encoding McrB family protein, with protein sequence MPDTSIHVPTNIIYTGVAGTGKTYRLLQIAKRYTDYLPRADEAELLGQLLQELSWREIICLVLLDFQSKHQDLVKVPEIVNHAFFVAKAAQNAREKGLRNTAWGTLQAHSPIDSKTVNVKNRASQAYFDKDEGGAWYLLPESFELLTELSQQLAEFQQAQRDNSVNQSQANSNQGFSQQRFTMVSFHQAYGYEEFVEGIRPVMAASNHTMNSSSQMNYAIQDGAFLKLCQRAANDPEQCYAILIDEINRANVSRVFGELLSLIEPDKRAGMTNAMTVHLAYSGRAFSIPANIDIYATMNTQDHSLAPLDMALRRRFRFIECPSQPELLPIIHVPQKSETDSPAATVDLAKLLAGLNNRITQTLGMEAQLGHAFLWSVTDLGQLQAVLIEQIIPQLMQATGGQEGTLQYIFRDEQQPLRAQFIHDSHAFINDSVNDQVNASSQNPLFTGQNAFFGQSMSTSGYKINTDLIARVGEFAKPAVYQRLYP
- a CDS encoding McrC family protein, producing the protein MINNSFSHKVIANNIDSANVNAFDVNTITVFEHQRLTVHDFLRVSDFHWLMAQEFAVFSIKRRQGQWQLKVGHYIGIILLPSGMTLEILPKLVAKTSRAQVAQQSYLSQNASRRHASHRPDIRQTRQWVQDMLSDLTNSSHAKNKLPNTKNLGQFSSQLSPLSIAVLPLSDWLIMQFLQRLAHYRPSKHYQTQVDNQASLQGRLLIKEQLRHNSMQPHKFVCESSILSQDMLGNRLIKSTLVLMTPLFFQSTLSKADAPKFLQAWQRVAALSYQELTQLESIYKQAKRQLAAQPLRAPQLQAAQQLLDMAYWLLRQSNVATGNGIAPKQPFKQNLSSPRLCLLIDMNQAFEQWASLRIASMFQQVSQQYQPLYQTQSIWLTDAEGRACLSIRPDLLIYKTDANDNCQNQSSTEVIKAREKGHYSHVIDIKWKHLSQTASISASDAYQLMSYAQAYQAGQVWLVYPVQDNERLPVVLSQQVHDYKKTDGANNHDKSHNIAGEKVSPAPLWLVPFNVLTGKINGGLLPDRNRV
- a CDS encoding AraC family transcriptional regulator; this encodes MDALSVLLQNVHLFETKYYRLNGTGNWSYSITRQDTILFYLVMSGSFCIDVGNGLRQAHAGDMIMIPSAHKHVSYALDHNGDDALPLDELLTHCKENTLDIDGNGDPNSSLILIECKYDKEMIRPLLSVLPAILPEINDESDGRFEVIDVEIKLLTLEAERERMGKTAIINHWASIMMIECLRVYIESLPEATENWLKAMKDPFLTKALAAMHQAPNQNWTIHKLAEVAGMSRSSFAQRFKDTVGMPPLTYLIDYRLRLAARYLRLQQNSIGRISELVGYASDSTFSQAFKRVYGVSPKAYRQQYQQENIA